The Clostridium chauvoei genome has a window encoding:
- the secY gene encoding preprotein translocase subunit SecY, which produces MLSTLRNAWKVPELKKKFIWTIFLVAIFRIGIHIPIPGISTSHLQELTGNGTLLGFYDLLSGGALSKFSIFALSVTPYINASIIIQLLTIALPSLEQLSKEGEEGRKKIQKITRILSIAIAVILAFGAYQMIASTGATAGITTPEMIVVLVALVTGSTFCMWLGDQITVKGFGNGISILIFVNIVSQLPMTLMSLFTLKDTGKITIVEITLFLVFALAMLGATIFFSLAERRVPVQYAGKAVGSKVMRGQSTHIPLSIIGSAVIAIIFAMSVMMFPRTIAMFFQGHDWATWVVSSKYSIFNEKTWMYPVCYSVLTIFFTWFYTQITFKPDEMAENLHKSAGFVPGIRPGEATEKYFENVLTKVSLVGGIFAALLAVLPIIISSTSLEGVQFGGTSLLIIVGVALDFSRQLDSQLVMRHYQGFLK; this is translated from the coding sequence ATGCTATCAACCCTACGTAATGCCTGGAAGGTTCCCGAGCTAAAGAAAAAATTTATATGGACAATATTTTTAGTTGCAATTTTCAGGATTGGAATACATATTCCTATTCCTGGGATTAGCACATCACATTTACAAGAATTAACTGGAAATGGTACTTTACTTGGTTTTTATGACTTGTTGTCAGGTGGAGCTTTAAGTAAATTTAGTATATTTGCATTAAGTGTAACACCATATATTAATGCATCGATTATTATTCAATTGCTTACAATAGCATTACCATCTTTAGAACAACTTTCTAAAGAAGGTGAAGAAGGTAGGAAAAAAATCCAAAAGATTACAAGAATACTTTCAATAGCGATAGCAGTAATATTAGCCTTTGGTGCATATCAAATGATAGCATCAACTGGAGCAACAGCAGGTATAACAACACCAGAAATGATAGTCGTTTTAGTAGCATTAGTTACTGGATCAACTTTCTGTATGTGGTTAGGTGACCAAATAACAGTTAAAGGATTTGGAAATGGTATTTCTATATTAATTTTTGTTAATATAGTATCTCAATTACCTATGACTTTAATGTCATTATTTACATTAAAGGATACTGGTAAAATTACTATAGTAGAGATTACACTATTTTTAGTTTTTGCATTAGCAATGCTTGGAGCAACAATATTCTTCTCATTAGCAGAAAGAAGAGTACCTGTACAATATGCAGGAAAAGCTGTTGGAAGCAAAGTTATGAGAGGTCAATCTACTCATATTCCACTAAGCATAATTGGATCTGCGGTAATAGCAATAATATTCGCAATGTCAGTTATGATGTTTCCAAGAACAATTGCAATGTTCTTCCAAGGTCATGATTGGGCAACTTGGGTAGTATCAAGCAAATATAGTATATTCAATGAAAAAACTTGGATGTATCCAGTATGTTATTCAGTATTAACTATATTCTTTACTTGGTTCTATACTCAAATTACATTTAAGCCTGATGAAATGGCGGAAAATCTGCATAAATCAGCAGGTTTTGTACCAGGAATTAGACCGGGGGAAGCTACAGAAAAGTATTTTGAAAATGTACTTACTAAAGTATCTTTAGTAGGTGGTATATTTGCAGCGTTACTTGCAGTATTACCAATTATAATTTCAAGTACTTCTCTAGAAGGAGTTCAATTTGGTGGTACATCATTATTGATTATCGTAGGGGTTGCTTTAGATTTCTCAAGACAACTTGACTCACAATTAGTAATGAGACACTATCAAGGATTCTTAAAATAG
- the rplO gene encoding 50S ribosomal protein L15 — protein sequence MKLHELKPAAGSKKAPKRVGRGTGSGLGRNAGKGEKGQNARSGGGVRPGFEGGQMPLYRRLPKRGFTNIFAKKYVSINVDRLNIFENGTEVTPEVLLDRRVVSKLMDGVKILGNGTIEKSLTVKGCKFSKSAAEKIEAAGGKVEVI from the coding sequence ATGAAACTTCATGAATTAAAACCAGCAGCAGGAAGTAAGAAAGCTCCTAAAAGAGTTGGTAGAGGTACTGGTTCAGGTTTAGGTAGAAACGCCGGAAAAGGTGAAAAAGGCCAAAACGCTAGATCAGGTGGTGGAGTAAGACCAGGATTTGAAGGAGGTCAAATGCCACTATACAGAAGACTTCCTAAGAGAGGATTCACAAATATATTTGCTAAGAAGTATGTTAGCATTAACGTTGATAGATTAAACATTTTTGAAAACGGAACAGAAGTTACTCCAGAAGTTTTACTTGACAGAAGAGTTGTAAGTAAATTAATGGACGGAGTTAAGATTTTAGGAAACGGTACAATAGAAAAGAGCCTAACTGTTAAAGGATGTAAATTCTCCAAGTCAGCGGCTGAAAAGATAGAAGCAGCTGGAGGAAAAGTTGAGGTGATTTAG
- the rpmD gene encoding 50S ribosomal protein L30: MAKIKVTLVKSLIGRKKDHIATAHALGLKKIGKTVEHEETPQIRGMINKVDYLLKVEEV; encoded by the coding sequence ATGGCAAAGATTAAAGTTACTTTAGTAAAGAGCTTAATTGGAAGAAAGAAAGACCATATTGCTACTGCACATGCCCTTGGACTAAAAAAGATCGGTAAGACAGTAGAGCATGAGGAAACTCCTCAAATCAGAGGAATGATCAACAAAGTTGACTATCTACTAAAAGTAGAAGAAGTTTAA
- the rpsE gene encoding 30S ribosomal protein S5, whose translation MRVDPSALDLKEKVVYINRVTKVVKGGRNFRFSALVVVGDENGHVGVGMGKSIEIPEAIKKGIEDAKKHLVSVAIVGTTVPHEIYGKFGTGKVLIMPAKEGTGVIAGGPARIVLELAGLKDVRAKSLGSNNPKNMVNATINGLENLRTAEDIAKLRGKTVEEILG comes from the coding sequence ATGAGAGTCGATCCTAGCGCACTAGACCTTAAAGAAAAGGTTGTTTATATAAACAGAGTAACTAAGGTTGTTAAGGGTGGTAGAAACTTCAGATTCAGCGCTTTAGTAGTTGTAGGTGACGAAAACGGACACGTAGGCGTTGGAATGGGTAAATCAATAGAAATACCTGAAGCAATCAAAAAAGGAATTGAAGACGCTAAGAAACACTTAGTAAGTGTTGCAATAGTTGGAACTACAGTTCCTCACGAAATATATGGTAAATTTGGAACTGGTAAAGTTCTTATAATGCCAGCTAAAGAAGGTACAGGAGTTATTGCCGGAGGTCCAGCAAGAATTGTATTAGAATTAGCAGGATTAAAGGATGTTAGAGCTAAGTCATTAGGTTCAAACAATCCGAAAAATATGGTAAATGCAACAATCAATGGTTTAGAAAACTTAAGAACAGCTGAAGATATAGCTAAATTAAGAGGAAAAACTGTTGAAGAGATTTTAGGTTAG
- the rplR gene encoding 50S ribosomal protein L18, which translates to MFKKVDRKASRERRHLRVRKKISGTPERPRLSVYRSEKNIYAQIIDDVNAVTLVSASSLDKDFTVKAGGNKEAAKLVGELVAKKALEKGISEVVFDRGGYVYHGRVQTLAEAAREAGLKF; encoded by the coding sequence ATGTTTAAGAAGGTAGACAGAAAAGCTAGTAGAGAAAGACGTCACCTTAGAGTACGTAAGAAAATTTCTGGTACTCCTGAGAGACCAAGACTTTCAGTATATAGAAGTGAAAAAAATATATATGCTCAAATAATAGATGATGTTAACGCAGTAACTTTAGTTTCAGCTTCAAGCTTAGACAAAGATTTTACTGTAAAAGCAGGCGGAAATAAGGAAGCAGCTAAGCTTGTAGGAGAATTAGTTGCTAAAAAAGCTTTAGAAAAAGGAATCTCAGAAGTAGTATTCGACAGAGGTGGATACGTATATCACGGAAGAGTTCAAACATTAGCTGAAGCAGCAAGAGAAGCTGGCTTAAAATTCTAA
- the rplF gene encoding 50S ribosomal protein L6 has product MSRVGRLPIAIPAGVTVTVSAENVVTVKGPKGELVKAMNKDMNIAVEDNQVVVTRPSDQKEHRALHGLTRALINNMIIGVEKGFEKSLELIGVGYRAQLQGKKLVMNLGYSHPVEIEPIEGVTFETPAATKVVVKGIDKEKVGAAAADIRSWRKPEPYKGKGIKYDNEVIRRKEGKTGKK; this is encoded by the coding sequence ATGTCAAGAGTAGGTAGATTACCTATAGCTATACCTGCAGGCGTAACTGTAACTGTTTCAGCAGAAAATGTTGTTACAGTTAAAGGTCCAAAGGGCGAACTTGTTAAGGCTATGAACAAAGACATGAATATAGCAGTTGAAGACAACCAAGTTGTTGTTACTAGACCTAGCGATCAAAAAGAGCACAGAGCTCTTCATGGATTAACTAGAGCATTAATAAACAACATGATAATTGGAGTTGAAAAAGGATTTGAAAAATCTTTAGAATTAATAGGTGTTGGTTATAGAGCTCAATTACAAGGTAAGAAGCTTGTAATGAACTTAGGATATTCACATCCAGTTGAAATAGAACCAATCGAAGGTGTTACTTTCGAAACTCCAGCTGCAACAAAAGTTGTAGTTAAGGGTATCGATAAGGAAAAGGTTGGGGCTGCTGCGGCTGATATAAGATCATGGAGAAAGCCTGAACCATATAAGGGTAAGGGAATCAAGTATGATAACGAAGTTATCAGACGTAAAGAAGGTAAAACTGGTAAGAAATAA
- the rpsH gene encoding 30S ribosomal protein S8, producing MVMTDPIADLLTRIRNANSVKHEVVEVPSSNMKKAVTDILLQEGYIKEIEEYNDGVVPMLRISLKYGANKERVITGIKRISKPGLRVYCKKDETPKVLNGLGIAIISTSKGLLVDREARKAGLGGEVVCYVW from the coding sequence ATGGTTATGACAGATCCTATCGCAGATTTGCTAACACGTATAAGAAACGCAAATTCTGTAAAACATGAAGTCGTAGAAGTTCCTTCATCAAACATGAAGAAGGCTGTTACAGATATATTATTACAAGAGGGATATATAAAAGAAATAGAGGAATACAATGATGGTGTAGTTCCAATGTTAAGAATATCTCTTAAGTATGGTGCAAATAAAGAAAGAGTTATAACTGGTATAAAGAGAATATCAAAACCAGGTTTAAGAGTTTACTGTAAGAAAGATGAAACTCCAAAGGTTCTTAATGGATTAGGAATCGCTATAATATCAACTTCTAAAGGATTATTAGTTGATAGAGAAGCTAGAAAAGCTGGCTTAGGCGGAGAAGTAGTTTGCTACGTTTGGTAG
- a CDS encoding type Z 30S ribosomal protein S14 — MARKAIIEKWKREPKYSTRAYTRCRICGRPHSVLKKFGICRICFRELAYKGQIPGCKKASW, encoded by the coding sequence GTGGCACGTAAAGCTATTATTGAAAAGTGGAAAAGAGAACCAAAATACTCAACAAGAGCTTATACAAGATGTAGAATATGTGGAAGACCACATTCAGTACTAAAGAAATTTGGTATTTGCCGTATATGCTTTAGAGAACTTGCTTATAAGGGTCAAATCCCTGGTTGTAAGAAAGCAAGTTGGTAA
- the rplE gene encoding 50S ribosomal protein L5, whose translation MITRLQEKYEKEVVQAMIEKFGYKNIMEVPKLEKIVINMGVGEAKDNQKILEAAVNDLTIIAGQKPILTRAKKSVANFKIRENMALGCKVTLRKANMYEFADKLMSIALPRVRDFRGVSAKAFDGRGNYSLGVKEQLIFPEIEYDKIDKVRGMDIIFVTSANTDEEARELLRFLGMPFAQ comes from the coding sequence ATGATAACAAGACTTCAAGAGAAGTACGAAAAAGAAGTAGTGCAAGCTATGATAGAAAAGTTCGGATATAAAAACATTATGGAAGTTCCAAAGCTTGAAAAAATTGTCATCAATATGGGAGTGGGAGAAGCTAAGGACAACCAAAAAATATTAGAAGCTGCAGTTAATGATTTAACTATAATTGCAGGTCAAAAGCCAATCTTAACAAGAGCAAAGAAATCAGTTGCTAACTTTAAGATTAGAGAAAATATGGCTTTAGGATGTAAGGTTACATTAAGAAAGGCAAATATGTATGAATTTGCTGATAAATTAATGTCAATTGCTCTTCCAAGAGTTAGAGACTTTAGAGGAGTTTCAGCAAAAGCTTTTGATGGTAGAGGTAACTACTCATTAGGAGTTAAAGAGCAATTAATATTCCCAGAAATTGAATACGATAAAATCGATAAGGTTAGAGGAATGGATATTATCTTCGTTACATCAGCAAATACAGACGAAGAAGCAAGAGAATTATTAAGATTCCTTGGTATGCCATTCGCTCAATAA
- the rplX gene encoding 50S ribosomal protein L24, producing MKVHVRKNDTVVVISGKDKGKTGEVLKVSPKTGKVIVQGVNIVKKHQKPNRANAQGGIIEKEGAIYSSKVMLYCTKCKNATRISNKILEDGTKVRVCKKCGETF from the coding sequence TTGAAGGTACATGTTAGAAAGAATGACACAGTTGTAGTTATTTCAGGTAAAGATAAAGGAAAAACAGGTGAAGTTTTAAAAGTAAGTCCAAAGACAGGTAAAGTTATTGTTCAAGGAGTTAACATAGTTAAAAAGCACCAAAAGCCAAACAGAGCTAATGCTCAAGGTGGTATAATTGAAAAAGAAGGAGCTATATATAGCTCAAAAGTTATGTTATACTGCACTAAATGTAAAAACGCTACAAGAATTAGTAATAAAATCTTAGAAGATGGTACTAAAGTTAGAGTTTGTAAGAAGTGTGGAGAAACATTCTAG
- the rplN gene encoding 50S ribosomal protein L14: MIQQQTLLKVADNSGAKEIMCIRVLGGSKRKFGNIGDIIVASVKSATPGGVVKKGDVVKAVIVRSVRGLRRADGSYIKFDENAAVIIKDDKQPRGTRIFGPVARELRDKEFNKILSLAPEVL, encoded by the coding sequence ATGATACAACAACAAACCTTACTAAAGGTAGCAGATAACTCAGGTGCTAAGGAAATTATGTGTATCAGAGTTTTAGGCGGATCAAAAAGAAAGTTCGGTAACATTGGAGATATAATAGTTGCTAGCGTTAAAAGTGCAACACCAGGCGGAGTTGTTAAAAAAGGCGACGTTGTAAAAGCTGTTATAGTTAGATCAGTTAGAGGATTAAGAAGAGCTGACGGTTCATACATTAAGTTTGATGAAAACGCAGCTGTTATTATAAAAGATGATAAGCAACCAAGAGGAACTCGTATCTTCGGACCAGTTGCTAGGGAGCTAAGAGATAAAGAATTTAACAAGATATTATCATTAGCACCTGAAGTTCTATAA
- the rpsQ gene encoding 30S ribosomal protein S17 produces the protein MERGLRKKKIGRVVSDKMEKTIVVAVETKVRHPLYGKTVNRTTKFKAHDENNEAKINDRVLIMETRPLSKDKRWRLVEIVEKAK, from the coding sequence ATGGAAAGAGGATTAAGAAAGAAAAAAATAGGTAGAGTTGTTTCAGATAAAATGGAAAAAACTATTGTTGTTGCTGTTGAAACTAAAGTTAGACACCCATTATATGGTAAGACTGTAAACAGAACAACAAAGTTTAAAGCTCATGATGAAAACAATGAAGCTAAAATTAATGATAGAGTTTTAATTATGGAGACTAGACCATTATCTAAAGATAAGAGATGGAGACTTGTTGAAATAGTTGAAAAAGCTAAATAG
- the rpmC gene encoding 50S ribosomal protein L29 gives MKARELKELRANNPQDLKVKLNDLKAELFNLRFQLATGQLENPMRIREVKKSIAQIKTILREEEIRAYEQ, from the coding sequence ATGAAGGCTAGAGAATTAAAAGAATTAAGAGCAAATAATCCTCAAGATTTAAAGGTTAAGCTAAATGACCTTAAAGCTGAATTATTCAACTTAAGATTCCAATTAGCTACAGGACAATTAGAAAATCCTATGAGAATAAGAGAAGTAAAGAAATCTATAGCCCAAATCAAAACCATCTTAAGAGAAGAAGAGATCAGGGCATACGAGCAGTAA
- the rplP gene encoding 50S ribosomal protein L16: MLMPKRVKHRKVQRGRMKGKATRGNFLAYGDYGIQATTCGWITSNQIESARIAINRYIRRGGKLWIKIFPDKPVTEKPAETRMGSGKGSPEYWVAVVKPGRVLFELSGVNEEVAREAMRLASHKLPVKCKFVTRRDFEEMGGEE; encoded by the coding sequence ATGTTAATGCCTAAAAGAGTTAAGCATCGTAAGGTACAACGTGGTAGAATGAAAGGAAAAGCTACAAGAGGTAATTTCCTTGCATACGGAGATTATGGTATTCAAGCTACTACTTGTGGATGGATTACTAGTAATCAAATAGAATCTGCCAGAATTGCTATAAACAGATATATCAGAAGAGGAGGAAAACTTTGGATAAAGATTTTCCCAGATAAGCCAGTAACTGAAAAGCCAGCTGAAACAAGAATGGGTTCAGGTAAAGGTTCACCAGAATACTGGGTAGCAGTAGTTAAACCTGGTAGAGTGTTATTCGAGTTATCAGGAGTTAATGAAGAAGTTGCAAGAGAAGCTATGAGACTTGCATCACACAAGCTTCCTGTAAAGTGTAAGTTCGTTACAAGAAGAGATTTTGAGGAAATGGGTGGTGAAGAATAA
- the rpsC gene encoding 30S ribosomal protein S3, with product MGQKVHPHGLRVGVIKDWDAKWYASKKNFADNLIEDNKIREFVKKELYSAGISKIEIERAAKRVKLNIHTAKPGVIIGKGGSGIEALKVKLAKMVSKKNLLINIVEVKNADADAQLMAENIAAQLEKRVSFRRAMKQSIQRGMRLGAKGVKTACSGRLGGAEIARTEQYHEGTIPLQTLRADIDYGFAEADTTYGKIGVKVWVYNGEVLPTKKVEKKEEVNA from the coding sequence GTGGGTCAAAAAGTACATCCTCACGGACTTAGAGTAGGTGTTATCAAAGATTGGGATGCTAAATGGTATGCTTCAAAGAAGAACTTTGCAGACAATCTAATAGAAGATAACAAAATCAGAGAATTCGTAAAGAAAGAGCTTTACTCAGCTGGTATTTCAAAGATTGAAATAGAAAGAGCTGCTAAAAGAGTAAAGTTAAATATACACACTGCTAAACCTGGTGTTATCATCGGAAAAGGTGGATCAGGAATAGAAGCATTAAAAGTTAAATTAGCTAAAATGGTTAGTAAAAAGAATTTATTAATCAACATAGTTGAAGTTAAGAATGCAGATGCAGATGCTCAATTAATGGCAGAAAATATTGCTGCACAATTAGAAAAGAGAGTATCTTTCAGAAGAGCTATGAAGCAAAGCATCCAAAGAGGTATGAGACTTGGAGCTAAGGGTGTTAAAACTGCTTGCTCAGGTAGATTAGGTGGAGCTGAAATAGCTAGAACTGAACAATATCACGAAGGAACAATTCCACTACAAACTTTAAGAGCAGATATCGATTATGGATTTGCTGAAGCTGATACAACTTACGGAAAGATCGGCGTAAAAGTTTGGGTTTATAATGGAGAAGTTCTTCCAACTAAAAAAGTTGAAAAGAAGGAAGAAGTTAACGCGTAA
- the rplV gene encoding 50S ribosomal protein L22 — translation MEARAIAKYVRMSPMKVGVVLDLIRGKNIQEAFAILQYTPKEAAVVINKVLKSAVANAENNHEMDMERLYVADAFVGQGPTLKRFRPHAQGRAFRINKKTSHITLVVKERA, via the coding sequence ATGGAAGCTAGAGCTATAGCTAAATATGTGAGAATGTCTCCAATGAAAGTAGGAGTAGTTCTTGATTTAATAAGAGGAAAGAATATACAAGAGGCTTTCGCTATATTACAATACACTCCAAAAGAAGCAGCTGTTGTTATAAACAAAGTTTTAAAATCAGCTGTTGCAAATGCAGAAAATAATCATGAAATGGATATGGAAAGATTATACGTTGCTGATGCATTCGTAGGTCAAGGTCCAACATTAAAGAGATTTAGACCTCACGCTCAAGGTAGAGCATTTAGAATCAATAAGAAAACAAGTCATATAACACTTGTAGTTAAAGAAAGAGCTTAG
- the rpsS gene encoding 30S ribosomal protein S19, whose protein sequence is MSRSTKKGPFVHEGLLKKIEEMNASGEKKVVKTWSRSSTIFPQMIGHTIAVHDGRKHVPVFITEDMVGQKLGEFALTRTYRGHDYDEKASRKRK, encoded by the coding sequence GTGAGTAGATCAACAAAGAAAGGACCTTTCGTACACGAAGGACTTTTAAAGAAAATCGAAGAAATGAATGCTAGTGGAGAAAAGAAGGTTGTTAAGACTTGGTCAAGAAGTTCAACTATCTTTCCACAAATGATTGGTCATACAATCGCTGTTCACGATGGAAGAAAGCATGTACCTGTTTTCATAACTGAAGATATGGTAGGACAAAAACTTGGTGAGTTCGCTTTAACAAGAACTTATAGAGGACACGATTATGACGAAAAAGCGTCAAGAAAAAGAAAGTAA
- the rplB gene encoding 50S ribosomal protein L2, whose translation MAVKKFRPTTPSRRCMTMATFEEVTTSSPEKSLLVSLKKTGGRNAQGKITVRHHGGGAKRKYRIIDFKRNKDGVPAKVATIEYDPNRTAYIALVVYADGEKRYIIAPVGLKVGDVVVSGPEADIKAGNALPLRNIPVGTFVHNVELQAGKGAQMVRSAGTTAQLMAKEGNYATLRLPSGEMRYVRIECRATIGTVSNTTNDIINIGKAGRKRHMGWRPTVRGSVMNPCDHPHGGGEGRSPIGRPSPVTPWGKPALGYKTRKNKKYSDRFIIKRRNDK comes from the coding sequence ATGGCAGTTAAAAAGTTTAGACCAACTACCCCATCAAGAAGATGTATGACTATGGCTACTTTTGAAGAAGTAACTACTAGCTCACCAGAAAAATCACTTCTTGTATCTTTAAAGAAAACTGGTGGTAGAAATGCTCAAGGTAAAATAACTGTTAGACACCACGGTGGTGGAGCTAAGAGAAAATATAGAATAATAGATTTCAAGAGAAATAAGGATGGTGTTCCAGCAAAAGTTGCTACTATAGAATACGATCCAAACAGAACAGCATACATTGCATTAGTTGTATATGCTGATGGTGAAAAGAGATATATAATCGCTCCAGTTGGATTAAAAGTTGGAGATGTTGTTGTTTCAGGACCAGAAGCAGATATAAAAGCAGGTAATGCTCTACCATTAAGAAACATACCAGTTGGTACTTTCGTTCATAACGTTGAGTTACAAGCAGGTAAGGGAGCTCAAATGGTAAGATCAGCAGGAACTACTGCTCAATTAATGGCTAAAGAAGGAAATTATGCAACATTAAGATTACCTTCAGGCGAAATGAGATATGTAAGAATTGAATGTAGAGCTACAATCGGAACAGTTTCAAATACTACTAACGATATAATTAACATCGGTAAAGCTGGTAGAAAGAGACATATGGGATGGAGACCTACAGTTAGAGGTTCAGTAATGAATCCTTGCGATCACCCTCACGGTGGTGGTGAAGGTAGATCACCAATCGGTAGACCAAGTCCAGTTACTCCATGGGGTAAACCAGCACTTGGATACAAGACTAGAAAGAATAAGAAGTATTCAGATAGATTCATAATAAAGAGAAGAAACGATAAGTAG
- the rplW gene encoding 50S ribosomal protein L23 codes for MKMTSHDIIRKPVITEKSMAAMAEKKYTFIVHINANKVQIKKAVEEVFGVKVENVQTIRTMGKTKRMGVHVGKRADFKKAIITLAEDSKNIEFFEGMQ; via the coding sequence ATGAAAATGACAAGCCATGATATAATAAGAAAGCCTGTTATAACTGAAAAGAGTATGGCTGCTATGGCAGAGAAAAAGTACACTTTCATAGTTCATATAAACGCAAACAAAGTTCAAATAAAGAAAGCGGTTGAAGAAGTTTTCGGTGTTAAAGTTGAAAATGTTCAAACAATAAGAACTATGGGAAAAACTAAGAGAATGGGCGTACATGTAGGAAAAAGAGCTGACTTTAAGAAAGCTATAATCACATTAGCTGAAGATAGCAAAAATATTGAATTCTTTGAAGGAATGCAATAA
- the rplD gene encoding 50S ribosomal protein L4 gives MPTVGLFNQEGKQVGDIQLNDNVFGVEVNQDAMHQMVVALLANKRQGTQSAKTRAEVRGGGIKPWRQKGTGRARQGSIRAPQWIKGGIVFAPKPRDYRMSVPKSMRRVAMKSALTSKVQGGEMIVLENLTFEAPKTKNMVEVLKAFEAKKTLIVTAESNEAVYKSARNITGVEVMPVNNINVYDLLKFEKLIITKDAVSKIEEVYA, from the coding sequence ATGCCTACAGTAGGATTATTTAATCAAGAAGGAAAACAAGTTGGAGATATCCAATTAAATGATAATGTGTTCGGAGTTGAAGTTAATCAAGATGCAATGCACCAAATGGTTGTAGCTTTATTAGCTAACAAGAGACAAGGAACTCAATCAGCTAAGACTAGAGCTGAGGTTAGAGGAGGCGGAATCAAGCCTTGGAGACAAAAAGGAACTGGTAGAGCAAGACAAGGTTCTATTAGAGCACCTCAATGGATCAAAGGTGGTATAGTATTCGCACCAAAGCCAAGAGATTACAGAATGTCAGTACCAAAGAGCATGAGAAGAGTAGCTATGAAGTCTGCTTTAACAAGCAAGGTACAAGGTGGAGAAATGATAGTTTTAGAAAACTTAACTTTTGAAGCTCCAAAGACTAAGAACATGGTTGAAGTTTTAAAAGCTTTCGAAGCTAAGAAAACTTTAATAGTAACTGCAGAATCAAACGAAGCAGTTTATAAATCAGCAAGAAACATTACAGGCGTTGAAGTAATGCCAGTTAACAACATTAATGTTTATGATTTATTAAAGTTCGAAAAGTTAATCATAACTAAGGATGCTGTATCAAAGATCGAGGAGGTGTACGCATAA
- the rplC gene encoding 50S ribosomal protein L3 has product MKKAILGKKIGMTQIFDENGKVVPVTVVEAGPCVVVQKKTIEKDGYEAIQVGFGDVREKLVNKPKKGHFAKAGVSLKRRLKEFRLEDCSTYEVGQEFKADIFVAGEKIDVSGISKGKGFQGVIKRWNANRGPMTHGSKFHRAVGSMGASSDPSRTFKNKNMPGHMGAVNTTVLNLEVVKVIAEKNLILIKGGIPGPNKGTVVIRNAVKA; this is encoded by the coding sequence ATGAAAAAGGCTATATTAGGAAAGAAAATAGGAATGACTCAAATATTTGATGAAAATGGTAAGGTTGTTCCAGTAACAGTAGTAGAAGCTGGCCCATGTGTTGTTGTTCAAAAGAAAACTATCGAAAAAGATGGTTATGAAGCAATACAAGTAGGTTTCGGAGATGTTAGAGAAAAGCTTGTTAACAAGCCAAAGAAAGGACATTTTGCAAAAGCAGGTGTATCTTTAAAGAGAAGATTAAAAGAATTTAGATTAGAAGATTGTTCAACTTATGAAGTTGGTCAAGAATTCAAAGCTGACATATTTGTAGCTGGAGAAAAGATCGACGTTTCAGGAATTTCAAAAGGTAAGGGATTCCAAGGCGTTATCAAGAGATGGAATGCAAATAGAGGACCTATGACTCATGGTTCTAAGTTCCACAGAGCTGTTGGTTCAATGGGAGCTTCATCAGATCCATCAAGAACTTTCAAGAACAAGAATATGCCAGGACATATGGGTGCTGTTAACACAACAGTATTAAACTTAGAAGTAGTTAAGGTTATAGCTGAAAAGAACTTAATACTAATCAAGGGTGGTATCCCAGGACCTAACAAAGGTACAGTAGTAATAAGAAACGCAGTTAAAGCTTAA